A stretch of the Synechocystis sp. PCC 7338 genome encodes the following:
- the psaK gene encoding photosystem I reaction center subunit PsaK, whose translation MFNTALLLAQAGPTTAGWSLSVGIIMCLCNVFAFVIGYFAIQKTGKGKDLALPQLASKKTFGLPELLATMSFGHILGAGMVLGLASSGIL comes from the coding sequence ATGTTTAATACTGCTTTACTTTTAGCCCAGGCTGGTCCTACCACCGCTGGTTGGAGTCTTTCGGTAGGCATTATCATGTGCCTTTGTAATGTGTTTGCTTTTGTAATTGGTTACTTTGCGATTCAGAAAACCGGCAAGGGTAAGGATCTGGCACTGCCTCAATTGGCATCGAAAAAAACCTTTGGGTTGCCGGAGTTGCTGGCTACCATGAGTTTTGGTCACATTCTGGGAGCCGGTATGGTGTTGGGTCTGGCCAGCAGTGGCATTCTTTAG